The following coding sequences are from one Lolium rigidum isolate FL_2022 chromosome 6, APGP_CSIRO_Lrig_0.1, whole genome shotgun sequence window:
- the LOC124664453 gene encoding histone H3.3, giving the protein MARTKQTARKSTGGKAPRKQLATKAARKSAPTTGGVKKPHRYRPGTVALREIRKYQKSTELLIRKLPFQRLVREIAQDFKTDLRFQSHAVLALQEAAEAYLVGLFEDTNLCAIHAKRVTIMPKDIQLARRIRGERA; this is encoded by the exons ATGGCCCGTACCAAGCAGACCGCCCGCAAGTCCACCGGCGGCAAGGCCCCCCGGAAGCAGCTCGCCACCAAG GCCGCGAGGAAGTCGGCCCCGACCACCGGCGGCGTCAAGAAGCCCCACCGCTACAGGCCCGGCACGGTGGCGCTGCGCGAGATCCGCAAGTACCAGAAGAGCACGGAGCTGCTCATCCGCAAGCTCCCCTTCCAGCGCCTCGTCCGCGAGATCGCGCAGGACTTCAAGACCGACCTGCGCTTCCAGAGCCACGCCGTGCTCGCGCTCCAGGAGGCCGCCGAGGCCTACCTCGTCGGCCTCTTCGAGGACACCAACCTCTGCGCCATCCACGCCAAGCGCGTCACCATCATGCCCAAGGACATCCAGCTCGCCCGACGCATCCGCGGGGAGCGCGCCTAG